A stretch of DNA from Silvanigrella paludirubra:
TCCAGTTCTTGTAATAATAGGAAATCCAAGTAATTCTGAAATTGAAAAACTAAAAAAAGACGATAGATTTGAAATTATTGATATAATTAAATTAGATGAATATAAAAATAAAATACTTAAATTATATAATATAAATTAAACTTTTATAAGACTTTGAATTTGAACATGTGGAGTTGTCTTTAATAAAGTTTCGCATCCATTTAAAAAAGTAAGTTCAATTAAAAAAGTAAAACCAGAAACGATTCCACCGCTATTTTGAATAATTTTAGCAGCTGCATTTGCAGTCCCACCAGTAGCAATAATATCGTCTACTATTAAGTAACGCTGACCTTTTAGGAGAGAATTTTTTTGAATTTCAATACTATCTGTCCCGTATTCAAGGGCATATGATTCAGATACAACTTCTCCAGGCAATTTGCCTTTTTTTCTTGCTGCAATAAAAGGTAAATTTAGCTCAAGTGCCAAAGGCATTCCAAAAAAGAATCCACGACTCTCAATACCTACAATATGCTGTATGTTTGTTAATTTAGCAAATTCAGCCATTTGTGCTGTTACTTTTTTCATTAATTGAGGATCTTTAAATAATGGATTTATATCTTTAAATATAACACCTTTTTTTGGAAAATCTGGAACATCTTTAATTACAGAAAGTAATTCATTTTGAAGATTCATTTCTATTCCTCATATTAATATTTGAAAGTATTTATTTATTAATTAATCAAGATCGTCGTTTGCGCCACCTTTACCTTTAAATTGTCCAGCAGCAATTTGTCTTAAATACTCTAAACAAAAATCTTCAATATCACCATCCAGCACAACGTTTGGATCGCTACTTTGCGCAAGAGTTCTAACATCTTTAACAAGTTTATATGGATGTAAAACATAGGATCGAATTTGAGAACCAAAAGCATTATCCATTTTTGAATCTTCTATTGCTTTAGATTCTGCTTGTCTTTTGCTAAGCTCAAGTTCATAAAGTTTTGCTTTTAATAATTTAATACATGTTTCACGATTTTGAATTTGACTGCGTTGTTGTTGGCTTTGAACAACAATTCCTGTTGGCAAGTGAGTCATACGAACCGCGGAATCCGTTCTATTCACATGCTGCCCACCAGCACCACCAGCACGGTAAGTGTCAATTTTTAAATCGCTTTCTTTTACATCAATTTGAATATCATCATCTATCACAGGACTCACAAAAACAGAACAAAAAGAGGTATGTCTTCGTGCATTAGAATCAAATGGTGAAATACGAACAAGACGATGCACTCCATTTTCTGATTTTAATAGACCATAGGCAAATTCACCATCTATGGTAATAGTTGCATTTTTTAAACCAGCACCATCGCCTTCTAATTCATCAACAACTTCTGCTTTAAATCCTTTTCGATCGCAAAAACGAAGCATCATACGTGTAATCATTTGAGCCCAATCACAAGCTTCTGTTCCACCCGCTCCTGCATTTATCGTTAAAATAGCACTATTTCTATCTGTCTCTCCTGATAACAAACGTTTTGTTTCAAGATGCCCCACTTCTTTAGTTAATTCTTGAATAGTTTGATCAGCTTCTTTATTTGATTGATCATCACCCTCCTCGCCAAATTCAATAGCAACTAAGGTATCATCAAATTTTTTCACAAGAGATTCGCAAGAATGAATGCCATCTTCAATATTTTTCTTTTCTTTAAGAATTGCAGAGGATTTTCTTCTATCATTCCAAAAATTAGGATCGCTACTGATTTCTGATTCAATTTCCAAAATTCTTTTTCGCTTTAACGGAGTGTCAAAGATACCTCCGAATAGGTTCAAACTTTTCGCGGATTTCACCCAATAAGGTGCGTTGTAATTCGCTCATTTTTAACTCCTAATTTTATTGTTTTTAAATTAACACAAAAAAGAACCCGTCAATAATTTTGTTTAAAAGACGGGCTCTTTTTAAAATATTCTTGCCACTATGTGGCCTTCACGAAACGATATGGTATCTATTCCCATTGTGCAACTTTTTCTTTGGAGGAAATGCTATGGCTCTTGCTTGCCCTATCCCAGTTCATGGGCAGCTGATTGACTGCGGCTTTGTCGATTTAGGATATTTCAAAATTATAATTCTAGGTATTGTTCAAGGAATAACAGAATTATTACCTATAAGTAGTACAGCGCATTTAAGAATTGTTCCTTCTTTTTTAGGATGGCACGATCCAGGAACTCCTTTTACAGGGGCAGTTCAATTGGCAAGCTTTTTTGCTGTCATGATTTATTTTAGAAAAGAAATTTACAATATTTTTATGGGAACTTTAAAAAGTATAAAAACACGCGACTTTTCTTCTACTGAATTCAGGCTTGGTGTAGGCATAATTATAGGCACCATTCCAGTTGGAATTATGGGTCTCATGCTAAAATCTGTTTTAAATGCTCCTAATTCACCACTAAGATCTTTATATGTCATTGGAGTCGCCTGTATCGTCATGGGTGGACTTTTTATTATTGCTGAAAAAGTATGTAAACATGAACGTGATTTTAGCAAATTAACTTTTAAAGATTGTTTAATTGTAGGACTTTCCCAAGTTGCAGCATTAATTCCAGGAGTATCTCGCTCTGGAGCAACAATTTCAGCAGGACTTTTTCTTGGCCTGAAAAGAGAAACAGCTGCTGCTTTTTCTTTTATTTTAGGAGTTCCTGTCATTGTAGCAGCAGGTCTAAAACAAATTCATGAAATGCACAATGCGGGATTAACCTCACATGGCTGGAGTGTTCTTTTTGTTGGTATTGCTACTGCTTCAGTAGCTGCTTTTTTAGCTGTATTTGGGCTTATGAAATATCTAGAACAAAGATCTACTCTTATTTTTGCATGGTATCGTTTAGCTTTAGGGGTAATTCTTATTATTTGCGCAAGCTTAAATATCATAGTTTAAATTGAATTGTTTAAGGTACATTTTTAAAGGGAATTCATGAAATCCGACAAAATTAAACCTTATTTGTTTGAGAACTGGCATATTAAAAGTTGGAAAGACTTTGATTTACTTCAGCAACCAAACTATTTGAATTCCTCATTACTTTTAGAAACATTATCCACATTAAGATGTGCTAATAAAATTGTTACTGAAAATGAAATTAATCAGTTAAAATATTTTTTTTCAGAAGCTGAAAAAGGAAATATTTTTATTTTACAAGCTGGAGATTGCGCAGAAACTTTTGAAAGTTGTTCTTTTGAAGATGTTAAATTAAGAGTAGAACATATTTTAAGCCTAGCGAAAAAACTAGAAGAAGCAATTGAAAAAAAAGTTATAGTAGTAGGAAGAATAGCAGGCCAATATGCAAAACCTAGATCAGAACCTTTTGAAACATTAAATCATTTTTCACTTCCAGCATTTCGCGGTGATATTATAAATGGAATTGAGTTTAATGAAATACAACGCCAACCAGATCCATTAAGACTTTTAAAAGCGTATGAAAACTCTAAAAAAACTTATGATTGGATTAAAGAAATTACAAATCATATTTTTTTTATTTCTCATGAAGCACTTTTATTAGATTATGAGTCAAACCTTACTCATAAAACTACATATTCAGATCAATGGATTAATTTTTCAGCTCATACTTTATGGCTTGGAGAAAGAACAAGAGATCTAAAAAGTGCGCATGTTGAATACCTAAGAGGGATATCCAATCCTATTGGAATAAAATTAGGTCCAAATGCAAATTACCATGAAATTATTTCACTTCTTAAATTATTAAATCCTCAAAATATTTCAGGTAAAATAAATTTAATTACTCGTTTTGGAAACAAAAATAATAATTTAAATCTTGAAAATATGATTCACTTTTTAAATCATTCAGGACTTTGTTTTTCTTGGAGCTGTGATCCTATGCATGGGAATTCTTATAAAACAAATAATGGATTTAAAACAAGAAATTTTGATGATATTATAAGTGAACTTATTGAAACTCATAAAATCCACAATAAATTAGGCTCTTTTCTGTCTGGGATTCATCTAGAATTAACTTATAAAAACGTAACAGAATGCATTGGTGGTTATAAAAATAAATTGAATGAATATAATCTTTCCGAAAATTTTCAATCATTTTGTGACCCAAGGTTAAATAAACAGCAAAGTTTAGATTTAATTGAATTATTTTCATTAAAAAGAAATTTATAAAATAAATTAATTTAAATTAGTGAATAATATGATGCAAACGGCATCTTGGTTCATAACTTTCGGAAGCACCAACAAAAACGACCTCATTGTCATGAACTAAACGTTGACTATAATAAGCATCATGGCCACATTTAGTGCAAATTGCTGTCAATTTTGTAACTTTATTAGCCATTGCTAGTAATTTAGACATGCAACCAAAAGGCCTTTTTTTATAGTCTAAATCAAGTCCTGCAACAACAACGCGAATACCACGTTCTAATAACTCTTCAATATCATCACATATTGAATCTGAAAAAAATTGAATTTCATCAATACCAATTACATTAACATCTGCTAAATCATGTAAAAAAATATCTTTTGAATTTGAAATTAAAATAGAAGAAATTTTTAGTCCATTGTGACTGCATAATTCTTCTTGCGAATAGCGAATATCAGAAGAGTGTTTAAAAACAAGTATTTTTTGTTTTGCAATAAAAGATCGCTTTAACACACGAATCAGTTCTTCTGTTTTTCCACTGAACATACATCCACAAATTACTTCAAAAGTTCCAACTTCCTTTTTTCTTTCCATTTTCCCCTCTTAAGAACAATATGACTTTATTTGGCTATTATAAATTTTATAAAATTGCAACTTGTTATATAAAATGGTTAACATACTAATGGTACCTATAATTTATGAGGTAGTTTAATGAACAATC
This window harbors:
- a CDS encoding adenine phosphoribosyltransferase; protein product: MNLQNELLSVIKDVPDFPKKGVIFKDINPLFKDPQLMKKVTAQMAEFAKLTNIQHIVGIESRGFFFGMPLALELNLPFIAARKKGKLPGEVVSESYALEYGTDSIEIQKNSLLKGQRYLIVDDIIATGGTANAAAKIIQNSGGIVSGFTFLIELTFLNGCETLLKTTPHVQIQSLIKV
- a CDS encoding thymidine kinase, coding for MERKKEVGTFEVICGCMFSGKTEELIRVLKRSFIAKQKILVFKHSSDIRYSQEELCSHNGLKISSILISNSKDIFLHDLADVNVIGIDEIQFFSDSICDDIEELLERGIRVVVAGLDLDYKKRPFGCMSKLLAMANKVTKLTAICTKCGHDAYYSQRLVHDNEVVFVGASESYEPRCRLHHIIH
- a CDS encoding 3-deoxy-7-phosphoheptulonate synthase gives rise to the protein MKSDKIKPYLFENWHIKSWKDFDLLQQPNYLNSSLLLETLSTLRCANKIVTENEINQLKYFFSEAEKGNIFILQAGDCAETFESCSFEDVKLRVEHILSLAKKLEEAIEKKVIVVGRIAGQYAKPRSEPFETLNHFSLPAFRGDIINGIEFNEIQRQPDPLRLLKAYENSKKTYDWIKEITNHIFFISHEALLLDYESNLTHKTTYSDQWINFSAHTLWLGERTRDLKSAHVEYLRGISNPIGIKLGPNANYHEIISLLKLLNPQNISGKINLITRFGNKNNNLNLENMIHFLNHSGLCFSWSCDPMHGNSYKTNNGFKTRNFDDIISELIETHKIHNKLGSFLSGIHLELTYKNVTECIGGYKNKLNEYNLSENFQSFCDPRLNKQQSLDLIELFSLKRNL
- a CDS encoding undecaprenyl-diphosphate phosphatase; its protein translation is MALACPIPVHGQLIDCGFVDLGYFKIIILGIVQGITELLPISSTAHLRIVPSFLGWHDPGTPFTGAVQLASFFAVMIYFRKEIYNIFMGTLKSIKTRDFSSTEFRLGVGIIIGTIPVGIMGLMLKSVLNAPNSPLRSLYVIGVACIVMGGLFIIAEKVCKHERDFSKLTFKDCLIVGLSQVAALIPGVSRSGATISAGLFLGLKRETAAAFSFILGVPVIVAAGLKQIHEMHNAGLTSHGWSVLFVGIATASVAAFLAVFGLMKYLEQRSTLIFAWYRLALGVILIICASLNIIV
- the prfB gene encoding peptide chain release factor 2 (programmed frameshift), with the translated sequence MSELQRTLLGEIREKFEPIRGIFDTPLKRKRILEIESEISSDPNFWNDRRKSSAILKEKKNIEDGIHSCESLVKKFDDTLVAIEFGEEGDDQSNKEADQTIQELTKEVGHLETKRLLSGETDRNSAILTINAGAGGTEACDWAQMITRMMLRFCDRKGFKAEVVDELEGDGAGLKNATITIDGEFAYGLLKSENGVHRLVRISPFDSNARRHTSFCSVFVSPVIDDDIQIDVKESDLKIDTYRAGGAGGQHVNRTDSAVRMTHLPTGIVVQSQQQRSQIQNRETCIKLLKAKLYELELSKRQAESKAIEDSKMDNAFGSQIRSYVLHPYKLVKDVRTLAQSSDPNVVLDGDIEDFCLEYLRQIAAGQFKGKGGANDDLD